DNA from Methylobacterium currus:
GGCGGCGCAGCCCATTTCGCCGCGGTGATCGGCGCGATCCGGCGCCTCAGCCCCACCACCACCGTCGAGATCCTGACGCCCGACTTCCTGCGCAAGGACGGCGCCCTCGAAGTCGTGGTGGCGGCGCGCCCCGACGTGTTCAACCACAACCTCGAGACCGTTCCGTCGAAATACCTGACGGTCCGCCCCGGCGCCCGCTACTTCCACTCGATCCGCCTGCTGCAGCGGGTCAAGGAACTCGATCCGACCATCTTCACCAAGTCCGGGATCATGGTGGGGTTGGGCGAGGAGCGCAACGAGGTGCTCCAGCTGATGGACGACTTGCGCTCGGCCGAGGTCGACTTCCTGACCATCGGCCAATATTTGCAGCCCACGAAGAAGCACCACCCGGTGCTGGCCTTCGTGACGCCGGATGCGTTCAAGGCCTACGAGACCACGGCCTACGCCAAGGGTTTCCTGCTCGTCTCGGCGACGCCGCTCACCCGCTCCTCCCACCATGCCGGCGAGGATTTCGCCCGGCTCAAGCAGGCCCGGCTCGACCGGCTGGGGACCGTCTGACCCGATGCCGAGCTTCCGCACCACCCGCACCGTCCGCCACAGCGCGACGGAGATGTTCGACCTCGTCGCCGATGTCGAGCGCTACCCCGAATTCCTGCCGCTCTGCGACTCGCTCCGGGTGCTGCGCCGGCAAGAGGGCGAGGACGGCACCGAGACCCTGGTGGCCGATATGGGCGTCGGCTACAAGGCGATCTCGGAGCACTTCACCACCCGGGTCCGCCTCGACCGGCCGAACCTGAAGATCCTGGCCGAGTATATCGACGGCCCGTTCCGCCATCTCGAGAACCGCTGGACGTTTCGCGAGGCGCCGAACGGCGGCTGCACGGTCGAGTTCTTCATCACCTACGAGTTCAAGAGCCTGGCGCTCGGGCTGCTCATGGGCAAGATGTTCGACCGGGCGTTCCGCAAGTTCACCGACGCCTTCGAGAGCCGGGCGGACCGGTTGTACGCGCGGGCGTGAGGCGTCGCGCAGACGTGACCGCTCCATGCCCGATCGGCATGGTTAGTCGAAGAGATCGCCCCCTCCATGTCATTCCGGGGCCGCGCAGCGGAGCCCGGAATTCAAAAGCGCAAGTGGTTTAGAATTTAGCGGGCCCTGTTCGCCTTCTTCTGAAACATCAGCGATTCCGGATCCCAGGCTCAGCTGCGTGGTCCCTGGACAAACGTTTTGTTTTGATCAGTAGACGCCCATTTTCTACACGCGGGGAGCAGAGGGTTTTCAAGCAGGAGAAGCCGTGATGACGAAGGTGGCCATGTTGATCCATGGCGAGCCCGGCCATTACGGAGCCTCCTTCCCGGATTTTCCCGGCGCGACCACCGCCGCGGACGATCTCGACGCGCTTTACGACAAAGCCGCCGAGATGCTGTCCTTTCACGTCGGCGGGATGCTCGCGGACGGTCTCGAGGTACCCCCGGTCCGCTCGCTCGATGTGCTGCAGGACGATCCGCTGTTTCGGGAGGATGCTGCGGACGGAATGGCGGGCGTCCTCGACGTCGATCTTCCGAGGAATACGGTGCGGGTCAACCTGACGATGAACGAAAGCGACCTGCGCCGCCGAGGGGGCCTACGAGACCCGCTCGGGCTGGCTCGTCCGGGCTACCAACGCCCAGCTCCGCAAGTAGGTCAGGTTCCGGACGGGGGACGCCGCGCAGCGAAGCGCTGACGTCCCACGGGCTTATCGAACCCGCCGCCTACCGCCCCGTCGTCAGCACCGCCCCGAGATCGATCCCGCTCCCCATCGCCAGATAGCCCGCCCGGTTCGGGTGCAACCGGTCGCCCTTGCCGCCGGTGGTGCTCTCCGGGA
Protein-coding regions in this window:
- a CDS encoding type II toxin-antitoxin system RatA family toxin; this encodes MPSFRTTRTVRHSATEMFDLVADVERYPEFLPLCDSLRVLRRQEGEDGTETLVADMGVGYKAISEHFTTRVRLDRPNLKILAEYIDGPFRHLENRWTFREAPNGGCTVEFFITYEFKSLALGLLMGKMFDRAFRKFTDAFESRADRLYARA
- the lipA gene encoding lipoyl synthase: MAVVLDLLRNDQRPRHPEKAHRPDQPILRKPDWIRVKAPGSPKWAETNAIVRENKLVTVCEEAGCPNIGECWEKKHATFMIMGDTCTRACAFCNVRTGMPEALDAAEPERVAEAVAKLGLHHVVITSVDRDDLKDGGAAHFAAVIGAIRRLSPTTTVEILTPDFLRKDGALEVVVAARPDVFNHNLETVPSKYLTVRPGARYFHSIRLLQRVKELDPTIFTKSGIMVGLGEERNEVLQLMDDLRSAEVDFLTIGQYLQPTKKHHPVLAFVTPDAFKAYETTAYAKGFLLVSATPLTRSSHHAGEDFARLKQARLDRLGTV
- a CDS encoding type II toxin-antitoxin system HicB family antitoxin codes for the protein MTKVAMLIHGEPGHYGASFPDFPGATTAADDLDALYDKAAEMLSFHVGGMLADGLEVPPVRSLDVLQDDPLFREDAADGMAGVLDVDLPRNTVRVNLTMNESDLRRRGGLRDPLGLARPGYQRPAPQVGQVPDGGRRAAKR